A section of the Castanea sativa cultivar Marrone di Chiusa Pesio chromosome 12, ASM4071231v1 genome encodes:
- the LOC142618811 gene encoding protein DETOXIFICATION 49 — MCKLTSSIPCNSSDFPYVLLTIEESEHNMHKAPLLSKAQASQKKENSPYRNLKTEKTHLTLAFIEAISIAKIAFPMILTGLLLYSRSMISMLFLGRLGELELAGGSLAVGFANITGYSILSGLAMGMEPICGQAFGAKKHTLLGLTLQRTVLLLMLISIPISLLWLNMKEILLFCGQDETIAREAQSYLIYSLPDLLAQSLLHPFRIYLRSQSITLPLTFCATLSIILHIPINYLLVSHLDLGIKGVALSGVWTNFNLVGSLIIYILISGIHKQTWGGISLECLKEWKPLLNMAIPSCISVCLEWWWYEIMILLCGLLINPRETVASMGVLIQTTALIYIFPSSLSFSVSTRVGNELGANQPKKAKLAATVGLSFSFLLGFSALLFAVMVRNSWASMFTQDKEIIGLTSLVLPIIGLCELGNCPQTTGCGVLRGTARPKVGANINLGCFYLVGMPVAICLGFYAGLDFRGLWLGLLAAQGSCAVTMLVVLGLTDWGLEAKRAEQLTGAVLVDDDSQKTFKAEIKGPILNLSEDVDQTKEVEGQKKFKAEIKEPTLILPGDLDQTNNSPV; from the coding sequence atGTGTAAGCTAACTTCTTCTATTCCCTGCAATTCATCAGATTTCCCTTACGTCCTCCTCACAATCGAAGAATCAGAGCACAACATGCACAAGGCCCCATTACTATCCAAAGCCCAAGCAtcacaaaagaaggaaaattctCCATACAGAAACTTGAAAACAGAGAAAACCCATCTGACTTTGGCCTTCATAGAAGCCATTTCCATAGCCAAAATTGCTTTCCCTATGATTCTTACAGGCCTTTTGCTTTACTCTCGCTCAATGATCTCCATGCTCTTCCTTGGCCGCCTAGGTGAGCTCGAATTAGCCGGAGGTTCCCTCGCTGTTGGCTTCGCTAACATCACCGGCTACTCTATTCTCTCCGGCCTTGCTATGGGAATGGAACCAATTTGCGGCCAAGCTTTTGGTGCCAAAAAACATACTCTTTTAGGCCTCACCTTGCAAAGAACGGTTCTTTTGCTCATGCTTATTTCAATACCTATTTCACTTCTCTGGCTAAACATGAAGGAAATTCTTCTCTTTTGTGGTCAAGATGAGACTATTGCTAGAGAAGCACAATCATATCTTATCTATTCACTCCCTGACCTATTAGCTCAATCTCTTTTACACCCATTTCGCATCTATCTTCGATCACAATCTATAACTCTGCCTCTAACTTTTTGTGCCACTCTATCAATTATCCTTCACATACCCATCAACTACCTCCTCGTTTCACACCTAGACTTAGGAATCAAAGGGGTTGCTTTAAGCGGCGTTTGGACTAACTTCAATCTTGTAGGTTCTTTGATCATCTACATCCTTATCTCTGGCATCCATAAGCAAACTTGGGGAGGCATTTCATTGGAGTGCTTGAAAGAGTGGAAACCTTTGTTAAATATGGCTATTCCAAGCTGCATTTCAGTTTGCCTGGAGTGGTGGTGGTATGAGATCATGATTTTGCTATGTGGGCTATTGATAAATCCCAGAGAAACCGTGGCATCCATGGGCGTTTTGATCCAGACCACAGCGCTTATCTACATATTCCCATCATCACTAAGCTTCAGTGTATCCACCAGAGTTGGTAATGAACTAGGTGCTAACCAACCCAAGAAAGCAAAACTAGCAGCCACTGTAGGCCTTTCATTCAGCTTCTTATTGGGATTCTCGGCACTGTTATTTGCAGTGATGGTGAGGAACAGTTGGGCTAGCATGTTCACACAAGATAAAGAAATTATAGGCTTGACATCACTGGTTTTGCCAATAATTGGTCTTTGTGAGCTTGGAAACTGTCCGCAAACAACAGGCTGTGGAGTTCTGAGAGGGACTGCAAGGCCTAAAGTTGGAGCAAACATCAACTTGGGTTGCTTTTACCTAGTGGGAATGCCAGTGGCAATTTGTTTGGGTTTCTATGCAGGGTTGGACTTCCGAGGACTGTGGCTGGGGCTCTTAGCAGCGCAGGGCTCGTGTGCTGTGACCATGTTGGTGGTATTGGGACTCACAGATTGGGGCTTAGAAGCTAAGAGAGCCGAGCAGCTGACCGGAGCTGTCCTTGTTGATGATGACAGCCAGAAGACATTCAAAGCTGAAATCAAGGGGcctattttaaatttatctgAGGACGTAGATCAAACTAAAGAGGTTGAGGGACAGAAAAAATTCAAAGCCGAAATCAAGGAGCCTACTTTAATTTTACCCGGGGATTTAGATCAAACTAATAACTCGCCTGTTTAA